The proteins below are encoded in one region of Qingshengfaniella alkalisoli:
- a CDS encoding AAA family ATPase has protein sequence MNQQSTEPSNEAEALAGILKWSVELPSWQRDALRRLCSQTKLEPTDIAALVDVSKGGSPAAPLNASHIRDPAASHAVVSLSALYGLSNVNALAPGERLSFGKTGLTVIYGDNGAGKSGYARVLKQLCRARSPKGDTILPNIYSGAGGLPTASIDFLIGGQKRNTTWAQGGAADPMLSAVSVFDSRTANVHVENTNDLAYTPLPLRILAGLAQACQDVKAELSVEIHKLQQQTPAILSKPECKPDTAVGKMIAGLSGKTKPEAIEKLAGLSPQEDAQLQSLIFDLASDPARSVRQLQAQKTRISAVIDQISKLAAAASDQNRASLREAHGRLRTARAAALTASVDLFAAEPLPEIGSDIWRALWEAARTYSREAAYTEEPFPVTDPDAHCVLCQQPLSEEAANRLSNFEAFVQDESKRREEEAAEAYGELLEQLSSHGFPMKDLPSLVTLIRDDFGKDELAENLRRQIIQMSWRLRAVLRTHTDEVLRALPPDVILMPEALLDVQDGIAKRIEGLEAEAGSPQRAALIIERDDLADRKWLGVVKADVLAQIKRCKAIEALKRISKDTATNKITTQSARIAQSLVTNRLRGRFATEVDKLGVAGLAIELQQAKTSAGVPFFQVRLINKPSEPVGKVLSEGEHRCVALAAFLAELSTTDAQSAIVFDDPVSSLDHLHRDRVAARLAEAGATRQVIVFTHDMAFLLLLDEACRATKDHDATPVAHRLISRGADNSGFCHQDPPASVMPLDKVMDGMKAHLANVKIHHQRGDQAKWLREVTSFQDQLRTCWERAVEEAVGPVIRRLSRKVDTTGLIKLTVLTDTDCVTMREAFGRCSALLHSQPGEINPRLPSYDLKQFNYIIEDEVGNIRISEEDDDFFVRFDDLHNMRSFLMCSKPEHFPNPICDHRFKFAGFTIKLSYRRNLLRDWQHFEELATRFVSCASPDFIKKFQ, from the coding sequence ATGAACCAACAGAGCACTGAGCCCTCGAATGAGGCCGAAGCGCTTGCCGGCATACTTAAATGGTCTGTCGAACTGCCAAGCTGGCAGCGTGACGCCTTGCGTCGGTTGTGCAGCCAGACCAAGCTTGAACCCACCGATATCGCGGCCCTCGTTGATGTCTCCAAGGGCGGCAGTCCCGCAGCTCCGCTGAACGCCAGTCACATCCGTGATCCTGCCGCAAGCCATGCAGTTGTCAGCCTTAGCGCCTTGTATGGACTGTCGAATGTGAATGCGCTCGCGCCTGGCGAGCGGCTGTCCTTCGGCAAGACAGGTCTTACGGTGATCTATGGCGACAATGGGGCTGGCAAATCTGGATACGCCCGTGTCCTCAAACAGCTTTGCCGGGCACGTTCACCGAAGGGCGATACCATCCTTCCGAACATTTATTCCGGAGCAGGCGGCTTACCGACCGCTAGCATAGACTTCCTGATAGGCGGTCAGAAACGAAACACGACGTGGGCTCAGGGGGGAGCGGCCGACCCCATGCTGTCTGCCGTCAGCGTATTCGACTCCCGGACCGCCAATGTCCATGTCGAGAACACCAACGATCTCGCCTATACGCCCCTTCCTCTCCGCATTCTTGCCGGCCTCGCACAGGCGTGCCAAGATGTGAAAGCCGAGCTTTCGGTCGAAATCCATAAGCTGCAACAGCAGACACCCGCCATCCTCTCGAAACCCGAATGCAAGCCGGATACAGCGGTCGGCAAGATGATTGCCGGATTGTCTGGAAAGACCAAACCCGAAGCCATTGAGAAACTCGCAGGACTGAGCCCGCAGGAAGACGCTCAGCTTCAAAGCCTCATTTTCGACCTTGCCAGCGACCCCGCCCGTTCGGTCCGTCAGCTTCAGGCTCAGAAGACCCGTATCAGTGCGGTGATCGACCAGATCAGCAAATTGGCCGCCGCCGCCTCTGATCAGAACCGGGCCTCGCTCCGCGAGGCCCATGGGCGCCTCAGGACTGCACGGGCAGCAGCGTTGACTGCATCAGTCGATCTTTTTGCTGCGGAGCCTCTCCCAGAAATTGGTTCGGACATCTGGAGGGCCCTGTGGGAAGCAGCTCGAACCTATTCACGCGAAGCGGCCTACACCGAAGAGCCTTTTCCCGTGACAGACCCCGATGCCCATTGCGTCCTGTGCCAGCAGCCGCTCAGCGAAGAAGCTGCTAACCGATTGAGCAACTTCGAAGCCTTCGTCCAGGACGAAAGCAAACGTCGTGAAGAAGAAGCCGCTGAAGCATATGGCGAGCTGCTGGAGCAGCTGTCGTCGCATGGCTTCCCCATGAAGGACCTCCCCTCGCTCGTCACTCTGATCCGCGATGATTTCGGCAAGGACGAGCTGGCAGAGAACCTTCGCCGCCAGATCATTCAAATGTCCTGGCGACTTCGGGCAGTCCTTCGAACGCACACCGACGAGGTGTTGCGTGCATTGCCGCCGGACGTGATCCTCATGCCAGAGGCACTACTTGATGTGCAGGACGGGATCGCCAAGCGGATCGAAGGACTGGAAGCAGAGGCTGGCTCTCCCCAACGCGCTGCACTCATCATCGAACGCGACGACCTTGCAGACCGGAAGTGGCTCGGTGTTGTGAAAGCTGACGTTCTTGCCCAGATAAAGCGTTGCAAGGCAATAGAGGCTCTCAAAAGGATCAGCAAGGACACGGCCACAAACAAAATCACGACGCAGAGCGCCCGGATCGCCCAGTCTCTTGTGACAAATCGCTTGCGCGGCCGCTTCGCGACCGAAGTTGACAAGCTCGGGGTCGCTGGCCTCGCCATCGAGCTTCAACAGGCCAAGACCTCAGCAGGGGTACCTTTTTTCCAAGTGCGTCTCATAAACAAACCGAGTGAGCCCGTTGGCAAAGTTTTGAGCGAAGGCGAGCATCGTTGCGTAGCGCTCGCCGCCTTCCTCGCAGAGCTGTCGACCACCGACGCGCAGTCGGCAATCGTTTTCGACGACCCGGTTTCCTCTCTTGACCACCTGCACCGCGATCGGGTTGCCGCACGTCTGGCCGAAGCGGGCGCCACCCGCCAGGTGATCGTGTTCACACACGACATGGCCTTTTTGCTGCTGCTCGACGAAGCCTGCCGTGCAACCAAGGATCACGACGCAACGCCGGTCGCACACCGCCTGATCAGCCGTGGCGCCGATAACTCCGGCTTCTGCCATCAAGACCCGCCAGCCAGCGTCATGCCGCTCGACAAGGTGATGGACGGCATGAAGGCTCACCTCGCCAATGTGAAGATTCATCACCAGCGCGGCGATCAGGCTAAATGGCTCCGGGAAGTGACGTCATTCCAAGACCAGCTTCGAACTTGCTGGGAACGTGCCGTAGAAGAAGCAGTCGGGCCGGTAATCCGTCGCCTGTCGCGAAAAGTCGATACGACTGGCCTGATCAAGCTGACCGTTCTCACGGATACAGACTGTGTCACCATGCGTGAGGCCTTCGGCCGTTGTTCCGCGCTCCTTCATAGTCAGCCCGGCGAAATCAATCCCCGCTTGCCCTCATACGACCTGAAACAGTTCAATTATATCATTGAAGATGAGGTCGGTAACATTCGAATCTCTGAGGAGGACGACGACTTCTTTGTACGCTTTGATGATCTGCACAACATGCGCTCGTTCCTGATGTGTAGCAAGCCAGAGCATTTTCCGAATCCGATATGCGACCATCGATTCAAGTTCGCCGGTTTTACAATCAAATTGAGCTATCGCCGCAATCTTCTTCGCGACTGGCAACATTTTGAGGAGCTAGCAACGCGCTTCGTCAGTTGTGCCTCCCCGGACTTTATCAAAAAATTCCAGTAA